The following are encoded together in the Gemmatimonadales bacterium genome:
- a CDS encoding metalloregulator ArsR/SmtB family transcription factor codes for MDDTSLVRVLRALADPKRFRMVQELAQAGELCCGDLGRRFDVSQPTVSHHLKLLAEAGVLTVRHDGQHHFISVNRSVLDEAGALLPARLRARRGRTAGRGRAAVRGTPAGVRGRPHGRIPGG; via the coding sequence ATGGACGACACGAGCCTGGTCCGGGTGCTGCGCGCCCTGGCCGACCCCAAGCGGTTCCGGATGGTGCAGGAGCTGGCCCAGGCCGGCGAGCTGTGCTGCGGCGACCTGGGGCGGCGGTTCGACGTCTCCCAGCCGACCGTCTCCCACCACCTGAAACTGCTGGCCGAGGCGGGCGTACTGACCGTGCGCCACGACGGACAGCACCACTTCATCTCGGTCAACCGCAGCGTGTTGGACGAGGCGGGTGCGCTGTTGCCCGCCCGGCTCCGGGCGCGGCGCGGCCGGACCGCCGGCCGCGGCCGGGCCGCGGTCCGGGGAACACCCGCCGGGGTCCGCGGTAGACCGCACGGCCGGATCCCCGGGGGGTGA
- a CDS encoding efflux RND transporter periplasmic adaptor subunit — protein sequence MSQQLEGRQPGVRFAALAAVILVLAAGCRGGGAGRGGFPPAEVAVVAVAPHTVAQSFEFPGEVQPYRRVEVRARVEGIIEQRPFTEGAMVKPGELLYRLDKVRYDAAFRSAQARLQNARQTFERVEPLLAQRAVAQQDVDNARAELAAAQGAFDQAKKDLDDTDVRAEIEGRVGRTLMEVGARVTGPADLLTTIDRLDPVYVTFEPSSQQLLEWRENARWRDLILPGSRLTVQVVLPDGTVLPRTGRLDFVAPSLDAATGTQEFRATFQNADRLLMPGQFVRVRLVGFARDSAIAVPQRAVQTGLGRQFVYVVGAGDTVQTRDVQTGAWAGDQWIINRGLAPGDRVVVDGIQKVVPGRPVKPVPLADSAAAAGTPVPAGKRPGAGAGR from the coding sequence GTGAGTCAGCAGCTCGAGGGTAGGCAGCCCGGTGTTCGCTTCGCCGCGCTCGCGGCGGTGATCCTGGTCCTGGCGGCGGGTTGCCGCGGCGGCGGCGCCGGGCGGGGCGGGTTCCCGCCCGCCGAGGTCGCGGTGGTGGCGGTGGCGCCGCACACGGTGGCGCAGTCGTTCGAGTTCCCCGGCGAGGTCCAGCCGTACCGGCGGGTGGAGGTACGGGCTCGCGTCGAGGGGATCATTGAGCAGCGTCCGTTCACCGAGGGGGCGATGGTCAAGCCGGGCGAGCTGCTCTACCGGCTCGACAAGGTCCGCTACGACGCGGCGTTCCGGAGCGCGCAGGCCAGGCTCCAGAACGCGAGGCAGACGTTCGAGCGGGTGGAACCGCTCCTAGCGCAGCGCGCGGTCGCACAGCAGGACGTGGACAACGCCCGCGCCGAGCTGGCGGCGGCCCAGGGCGCCTTCGACCAGGCGAAGAAAGACCTGGACGACACCGACGTGAGGGCGGAGATCGAGGGCCGGGTGGGGCGCACGCTCATGGAGGTGGGGGCACGGGTCACGGGGCCGGCGGACCTGCTCACGACCATCGACCGCCTCGACCCGGTGTACGTCACCTTCGAGCCCAGCTCGCAGCAGCTGCTCGAGTGGCGGGAGAACGCGCGCTGGCGCGATCTCATCCTCCCCGGGAGCCGGCTCACGGTGCAGGTGGTGCTGCCGGACGGGACGGTGCTGCCGCGCACCGGCCGACTCGACTTCGTGGCCCCGTCGCTCGACGCGGCGACCGGCACGCAGGAATTCCGCGCCACCTTCCAGAACGCGGACCGGCTGCTGATGCCGGGCCAGTTCGTGCGGGTGCGGCTGGTGGGCTTCGCCCGGGACAGCGCCATTGCCGTTCCGCAGCGGGCGGTGCAGACCGGCCTGGGCCGGCAGTTCGTCTATGTCGTGGGCGCGGGCGACACGGTGCAGACGCGCGACGTGCAGACCGGGGCGTGGGCCGGGGACCAGTGGATCATCAACCGCGGCCTCGCGCCGGGCGACCGCGTGGTGGTGGACGGGATCCAGAAGGTGGTCCCGGGCCGGCCGGTGAAGCCGGTGCCGCTCGCCGACAGCGCGGCGGCGGCCGGGACGCCGGTCCCGGCAGGGAAGCGTCCGGGGGCGGGGGCGGGGCGATGA
- a CDS encoding multidrug efflux RND transporter permease subunit — MTGPTENGNEIKYYFIRRPVLAGVVSMIITLMGILAIRLLPISRYPQISPPAIQVVAVYPGATAQDVAEAVAAPIEQQLSGLQGMLYYTSANASDGTMSLSIYFDVNRNQDLAAVDVQNAVQLASPQLPAAVRQLGISIIKANSDILGVVGLSSSDPRYDAAYLTNYMKLYIEDELKGVQGIGNATTFGGLQFSMLIQLDPDKMAQLGITVSDVADAVREQNATNPAGRLGGEPAPPGTDLTIPVTTVGRLQTPDEFNDIVVRALPDGSEIRIRDIGRAVLGSQNYDFEGRLNGKPTALCLLYLRPGANALRARDAVVKRIGQLQKNLPPGVTISIPFDTTPFVTVSIHEVVVTLVEALLLVALVVFVFLQSWRATLIPMLAVPVSVIGTFLGLEALGMSINVLTLFALVLAIGIVVDDAIVVIENVERIMATEGLPPRLAADRGIQQVAPALIAIVLSLTAVFVPVAFTGGVTGALFRQFAITIAIAVVLSGVVALTLTPALCAFLLKEVSEAHTTGPFGAFNRLFERGRGNYVRNVERVLRRPRAGFAAFAVVIVLAVVLWRHVPSSFIPTEDKGYFAVALQLPDGSSLQRTRAVVQRVEGFLRQEPAVRNIVALAGLDILSRSSQTNSAVIFVNVAPWDERGKKDALDAITQRLSFRLFGMKDAIGFAFNLPEIPGLGATAGVETNLQDRLGRPVNDFAGQVQQFVQAANQLPAVAGVQVNFRANVPQLFVNVDRAAAKARGVQLGDLFGTLQALLSTLYINDFNLYGKTYRVQAEAAAPFRQTPSDIGRLYVRGANRAMIPLSALTRTEFRAAPTLVSRFNGFTSALLTGAPKPGRSSGEMMADLDSLVSTRFGNEGLALAYSGQSYQERASSGAAGAVMALGLIIVFLVLAAQYESWSLPFAVLLGVPFGVLGAFFGVWLRGQPSDIYVQVGLITVVGLSAKNAILIVEFANSLREQGVPLLQAATLAARDRLRPILMTSLAFIFGVSPLLVAGGAGAVSRHSIGTTVFFGMLIATAIAIVFIPLFFRVIQGLAERGRPAAPAGGEVTQ; from the coding sequence ATGACCGGTCCGACCGAGAACGGGAACGAGATCAAGTACTACTTCATCCGCCGGCCCGTCCTGGCCGGCGTGGTCTCGATGATCATCACCCTGATGGGCATCCTGGCCATCCGGCTGCTGCCCATCTCGCGCTACCCGCAGATCTCGCCCCCCGCCATCCAGGTGGTGGCGGTCTATCCGGGGGCGACCGCCCAGGACGTGGCGGAGGCCGTCGCGGCGCCGATCGAGCAGCAGCTCTCCGGCCTGCAGGGGATGCTCTACTACACGTCGGCCAACGCGAGCGACGGGACGATGAGCCTGTCCATCTACTTCGACGTCAACCGCAACCAGGACCTGGCGGCGGTGGACGTCCAGAACGCGGTGCAGCTGGCCTCGCCGCAGCTGCCGGCCGCGGTCCGCCAGCTCGGCATCTCGATCATCAAGGCCAACTCCGACATCCTCGGGGTGGTGGGCCTCAGCTCGAGCGACCCGCGCTACGACGCGGCGTACCTCACGAACTACATGAAGCTGTACATCGAGGACGAGCTGAAGGGCGTGCAGGGCATCGGCAATGCCACCACGTTCGGCGGGCTGCAGTTCTCGATGCTGATCCAGCTCGACCCCGACAAGATGGCGCAGCTCGGCATCACCGTGAGCGACGTCGCGGATGCGGTGCGCGAGCAGAATGCGACCAACCCGGCCGGCCGGCTCGGCGGCGAGCCCGCGCCGCCCGGCACGGACCTCACCATCCCGGTCACGACCGTCGGCCGGCTCCAGACCCCCGACGAGTTCAACGACATCGTCGTGCGGGCGCTGCCGGACGGCTCCGAAATCCGGATCCGGGACATCGGGCGCGCGGTGCTCGGCTCGCAGAACTACGACTTCGAGGGCCGGCTCAACGGCAAGCCGACGGCGCTGTGCCTGCTGTACCTGCGGCCGGGGGCCAACGCGCTGCGGGCCCGCGACGCCGTCGTCAAGCGCATCGGCCAGCTGCAGAAGAACCTCCCGCCGGGCGTGACGATCAGCATCCCCTTCGACACCACCCCGTTCGTCACGGTGTCGATCCACGAGGTGGTCGTCACGCTGGTGGAGGCGCTGCTGCTGGTGGCGCTGGTGGTGTTCGTGTTCCTGCAGAGCTGGCGGGCGACGCTGATCCCGATGCTCGCCGTGCCGGTGAGCGTGATCGGCACCTTCCTCGGCCTCGAGGCGCTGGGGATGTCGATCAACGTGCTCACGCTGTTCGCCCTGGTGCTCGCCATCGGCATCGTGGTGGACGACGCCATCGTGGTCATCGAGAACGTCGAGCGGATCATGGCCACCGAGGGGCTGCCGCCGCGGCTCGCCGCGGACCGGGGCATCCAGCAGGTCGCGCCCGCCCTGATCGCGATCGTGCTGTCGCTCACGGCCGTGTTCGTGCCGGTGGCGTTCACCGGCGGCGTCACCGGCGCCCTGTTCCGGCAGTTCGCCATCACCATCGCCATCGCGGTGGTGCTGTCGGGCGTGGTGGCCCTGACCCTCACGCCGGCCCTGTGCGCCTTCCTCCTCAAGGAGGTGAGCGAGGCGCATACCACCGGGCCGTTCGGCGCCTTCAACCGGCTGTTCGAGCGCGGGCGCGGCAACTACGTGCGGAACGTGGAGCGGGTGCTGCGGCGACCCAGGGCGGGCTTCGCGGCGTTCGCCGTCGTGATCGTGCTCGCCGTGGTGCTGTGGCGGCACGTCCCGTCGTCGTTCATCCCCACCGAGGACAAGGGGTACTTCGCGGTCGCGCTCCAGCTGCCCGACGGCTCCTCGTTGCAGCGCACCAGGGCCGTGGTGCAGCGGGTGGAGGGGTTCCTGCGGCAGGAGCCGGCGGTGCGGAACATCGTCGCCCTCGCGGGGCTCGACATCCTGAGCCGATCGAGTCAGACCAACAGCGCCGTGATCTTCGTCAACGTGGCGCCGTGGGACGAGCGCGGGAAGAAGGACGCGCTCGACGCCATCACCCAGCGGCTGTCCTTCCGGCTGTTCGGGATGAAGGACGCGATCGGCTTCGCCTTCAACCTGCCGGAGATCCCGGGCCTCGGGGCGACGGCCGGGGTCGAGACCAACCTCCAGGACCGCCTCGGCCGTCCGGTGAACGACTTCGCGGGCCAGGTGCAGCAGTTCGTGCAGGCCGCGAACCAGCTGCCGGCCGTGGCCGGCGTGCAGGTCAACTTCCGCGCCAACGTGCCGCAGCTGTTCGTCAACGTGGACCGCGCGGCGGCCAAGGCCCGCGGTGTTCAGCTGGGCGACCTGTTCGGCACGCTGCAGGCGCTGCTGTCCACGCTGTACATCAACGACTTCAACCTGTACGGGAAGACCTACCGGGTGCAGGCGGAGGCGGCGGCCCCGTTCCGCCAGACGCCGTCCGACATCGGGCGGCTGTACGTGCGCGGCGCCAACCGGGCGATGATTCCGCTCTCGGCCCTGACCCGCACCGAGTTCCGGGCGGCGCCGACGCTGGTGAGCCGCTTCAACGGCTTCACGTCGGCGCTGCTCACCGGCGCGCCGAAGCCGGGGCGCAGCAGCGGGGAGATGATGGCGGACCTCGACAGCCTGGTGTCCACCCGCTTCGGCAACGAGGGCCTCGCGCTCGCCTACTCCGGCCAGTCGTATCAGGAGCGCGCCTCGAGCGGCGCGGCGGGCGCCGTGATGGCGCTCGGCCTGATCATCGTGTTCCTCGTCCTGGCCGCGCAGTACGAGAGCTGGTCGCTGCCGTTCGCGGTGCTGCTCGGCGTGCCGTTCGGCGTGCTCGGGGCCTTCTTCGGCGTGTGGCTGCGCGGCCAGCCGAGCGACATCTACGTCCAGGTCGGCCTCATCACGGTGGTCGGCCTGTCGGCCAAGAACGCGATCCTCATCGTGGAGTTCGCCAACTCACTGCGCGAGCAGGGCGTCCCGCTGCTCCAGGCCGCGACGCTCGCGGCGCGCGACCGCTTGCGGCCGATCCTGATGACGTCGCTGGCCTTCATCTTCGGCGTCTCGCCGCTGCTGGTGGCGGGCGGGGCGGGGGCGGTGAGCCGCCACTCGATCGGCACCACGGTGTTCTTCGGGATGCTGATCGCCACGGCGATCGCGATCGTGTTCATCCCGCTGTTCTTCCGCGTGATCCAGGGCCTCGCGGAGCGCGGACGGCCCGCGGCGCCGGCCGGCGGGGAGGTGACCCAGTGA